From a single Okeanomitos corallinicola TIOX110 genomic region:
- a CDS encoding transcriptional regulator has protein sequence MTLTFNPESYGALLAQYQPKVITTEAENENAIAIVQDLEHRSHLTPEEKALLELLVTLISKFEEENYPIPQGTPHSMLLHLMEAQNVTPEDLVEVIGSPEIVTQIINNQLPINKNQAQALAKFFQVDVELLQL, from the coding sequence ATGACCCTTACTTTTAACCCAGAGTCCTACGGTGCTTTACTTGCTCAATATCAACCAAAAGTGATCACAACTGAAGCAGAAAATGAAAATGCTATTGCTATTGTACAAGATTTAGAACACCGTTCCCATCTCACTCCAGAGGAAAAAGCATTATTGGAATTATTGGTAACATTAATATCCAAATTTGAAGAAGAAAATTATCCCATACCTCAAGGAACACCACATTCTATGTTACTGCACTTAATGGAAGCGCAAAATGTGACACCAGAAGATTTAGTTGAGGTGATCGGTTCACCGGAGATAGTTACTCAGATTATTAATAATCAGTTACCAATAAATAAAAATCAAGCTCAGGCTTTAGCCAAGTTTTTCCAAGTAGATGTAGAATTACTACAATTATGA
- a CDS encoding type II toxin-antitoxin system HigB family toxin codes for MNVISRKILRDFCLNHADSCDALYDWYRVASKAQWQNLIEVQSFYKSAESVGNFTVFNIRGNNYRLIVDIVYASQRIYIKYILNHAEYDQGKWKNDPYF; via the coding sequence GTGAATGTTATTAGTCGGAAAATTTTGCGAGATTTCTGTTTAAACCATGCTGATTCCTGCGACGCACTTTATGACTGGTATAGAGTAGCAAGTAAAGCTCAATGGCAAAACTTAATTGAAGTCCAATCATTTTATAAAAGTGCTGAATCAGTAGGAAATTTTACTGTTTTTAATATTAGAGGAAATAACTATCGTTTAATAGTTGATATTGTCTATGCTAGTCAAAGAATTTATATAAAATATATTTTAAATCATGCTGAATACGATCAAGGAAAATGGAAAAATGACCCTTACTTTTAA